In a single window of the Prochlorococcus marinus XMU1412 genome:
- a CDS encoding SufD family Fe-S cluster assembly protein, protein MKIIEKIKTNKSDDNLTEIQKICLNKLQSTPLPNPKSELWRLSNKSKLSNFLDYSVNEKNSQFDMPYPKNSQSTIRLIIGENCQIKLIEKNYSIQQLSEDELQKYIKEQISFFQQNENWSDLLNLSLSCKNNILGLKINGSKIPPIEIFSNASSNALNAKTLVIFLENNCDVELLQVNLCKENSSLSQSTFFCLKENSSLNHGVVSYGENRSNLLNSLNVIQQKNSAYNLGSLHFKFNYARFEISIKQSAGNAKTNIKGMQITKKDEQISTYTKIEFNGPNGFLDQINKSLADDKSHAIFEGSIIVPKIAQRTDASQLSRNLLLSNLAQIDTKPQLEIIADDVKCKHGATISQLNEEELFYMRTRGITLTEASKLQLSSYFQEILSFIPISKDKWDLLDKLLNEN, encoded by the coding sequence ATGAAAATTATTGAAAAAATAAAAACAAATAAATCGGATGATAACCTAACAGAAATACAAAAAATCTGTCTTAATAAATTACAATCAACCCCTCTCCCTAATCCTAAAAGTGAACTATGGAGACTTTCAAATAAATCAAAATTGTCAAACTTTTTAGATTATTCAGTTAATGAAAAAAATTCACAATTTGATATGCCATACCCGAAAAATTCGCAAAGTACTATTAGGTTAATAATTGGTGAGAATTGCCAAATTAAATTAATAGAGAAAAATTATTCAATACAGCAATTAAGTGAGGATGAATTACAAAAATATATCAAAGAACAGATATCTTTTTTCCAGCAAAACGAAAATTGGAGTGACCTACTAAATCTTTCTTTAAGTTGTAAAAATAATATTTTGGGATTAAAAATAAATGGATCAAAAATTCCTCCTATTGAAATTTTTAGTAATGCATCAAGTAATGCTTTAAACGCAAAAACCCTAGTAATATTTTTAGAAAATAATTGTGATGTTGAATTATTACAAGTAAATCTTTGTAAAGAAAACTCTTCATTATCTCAATCAACTTTCTTTTGCTTGAAAGAAAATAGTTCCTTAAATCATGGTGTTGTTTCTTACGGTGAAAACAGATCCAATCTATTAAATTCTCTCAATGTAATACAACAAAAAAATAGTGCATACAACTTAGGATCTTTACATTTCAAATTCAATTACGCGAGATTTGAAATTAGTATTAAACAATCTGCGGGAAACGCTAAAACAAATATCAAAGGTATGCAAATAACCAAAAAAGATGAGCAAATTTCAACCTATACAAAAATAGAATTTAATGGCCCAAATGGATTTCTAGATCAAATTAATAAATCACTTGCTGATGATAAATCACATGCAATATTTGAAGGTTCAATAATAGTTCCGAAAATTGCCCAGAGAACTGATGCTTCCCAATTAAGCAGAAATTTACTTTTATCAAATCTCGCACAAATAGATACCAAACCTCAATTAGAAATAATTGCTGATGATGTCAAATGCAAACATGGAGCTACAATTTCACAACTAAATGAAGAAGAACTTTTTTATATGCGAACAAGAGGGATCACATTAACAGAAGCAAGTAAACTACAATTAAGTTCTTACTTTCAAGAAATACTTTCATTTATTCCCATTTCAAAAGATAAATGGGATTTGCTTGATAAACTTTTAAATGAGAATTAA
- the sufC gene encoding Fe-S cluster assembly ATPase SufC: MQSKMKESDPILEVENLSASTDNLPILKGVSLTVYPGEIHAIMGRNGCGKSTLSKIIAGHPSYSITNGDIKFLGENINSLEPEERSQSGIFLGFQYPIEIPGVSNLEFLRVSTNARRKFLNKEELDTFDFEELVKEKLEIVKMDHAFLSRSVNQGFSGGEKKRNEILQMALLEPKIAILDETDSGLDIDALRIVASGIKKISNAQTGIILITHYQRLLDEIKPNYVHVMSDGQIIKTGESDLALELEEKGYEWTDNFIKET; this comes from the coding sequence ATGCAAAGTAAAATGAAAGAATCAGACCCAATTTTAGAAGTTGAAAATCTCTCTGCATCTACTGATAATCTTCCAATTTTAAAAGGGGTTTCACTTACTGTCTATCCTGGAGAAATCCATGCCATTATGGGAAGAAATGGATGTGGCAAAAGTACTCTTTCGAAAATCATTGCAGGACATCCCTCATATAGTATTACAAATGGCGACATAAAATTTTTAGGTGAAAACATCAACTCTCTAGAACCTGAAGAGAGATCTCAATCAGGAATTTTTCTTGGTTTCCAATATCCAATTGAGATTCCAGGTGTAAGTAATCTTGAGTTTCTTAGAGTTTCAACTAATGCTAGAAGGAAATTCCTCAACAAAGAAGAATTGGATACTTTTGATTTTGAAGAATTAGTTAAAGAAAAGTTAGAAATTGTGAAAATGGATCACGCATTCCTATCAAGGAGTGTAAATCAAGGCTTTTCTGGAGGTGAAAAAAAAAGAAATGAGATTCTGCAAATGGCTTTGCTTGAGCCCAAGATAGCAATATTAGATGAGACCGATTCTGGTCTAGATATCGATGCTCTAAGAATAGTGGCATCAGGAATTAAAAAAATTTCTAATGCACAGACTGGAATTATACTTATTACCCACTATCAAAGATTATTAGATGAAATTAAACCAAATTATGTCCATGTTATGTCAGACGGACAAATCATAAAAACTGGTGAGAGTGATCTTGCTCTAGAGCTTGAGGAAAAAGGGTATGAATGGACTGATAACTTTATAAAAGAGACCTAA
- the sufB gene encoding Fe-S cluster assembly protein SufB, translating into MVNENLVKDVVKEPYKYGFVTDIETEKIEKGLNEDIIKLISLKKEEPKFLLDFRLKAFKKWQKMKEPDWAALGYKKIDYQDIIYYSAPKRKEKISSLDEVDPKLLETFDKLGIPLTEQKKLTNVAVDAVFDSVSIATTFREELAEHGVIFCSISEAVKNHADLIEKYLGTVVPASDNYFAALNSAVFSDGSFVYIPKGVTCPMDLSSYFRINSGDSGQFERTLIIAEESSSVSYLEGCTAPMFDTNTLHAAVVELVALDDASIKYSTVQNWYAGDEEGIGGIFNFVTKRGKCLGKRSKISWSQVETGSAITWKYPSCLLLGEESVGEFYSVALTNNRQQADTGTKMIHIGPKTKSTIVSKGISAGNSKNSYRGLVKMGTKATGSRNYSQCDSMLIGDQATANTFPYIKSQQPNSEIEHEASTCRISEDQLFYLQSRGIEFEEAVSMMVSGFCRDVFNQLPMEFAAEADKLLALKLEGSVG; encoded by the coding sequence ATGGTCAACGAAAATTTAGTTAAAGATGTAGTAAAAGAGCCTTACAAATATGGTTTCGTTACTGATATTGAAACTGAAAAAATAGAAAAGGGATTAAATGAAGATATCATAAAATTAATTTCACTGAAAAAAGAAGAGCCAAAATTTCTTCTTGATTTTAGATTAAAAGCCTTTAAAAAATGGCAAAAAATGAAAGAGCCTGACTGGGCAGCATTAGGATATAAAAAAATTGATTATCAAGATATTATTTATTACTCTGCTCCTAAGCGAAAAGAGAAAATTTCTAGCTTAGATGAAGTTGATCCCAAACTTCTTGAGACTTTTGACAAATTAGGAATACCCCTCACAGAGCAAAAAAAACTCACAAATGTAGCAGTAGATGCTGTCTTTGATAGTGTTTCCATAGCCACAACTTTTAGAGAAGAACTTGCTGAACATGGAGTTATATTTTGCTCAATTAGTGAAGCAGTAAAAAATCATGCGGATTTGATTGAAAAATATTTAGGTACAGTGGTTCCAGCTAGTGATAATTACTTTGCAGCACTAAATTCTGCAGTTTTTAGTGATGGTTCTTTTGTCTATATCCCAAAAGGTGTTACCTGCCCTATGGATCTATCTTCCTACTTCAGAATTAATAGTGGAGATTCAGGGCAATTCGAAAGAACACTAATCATTGCTGAAGAATCAAGTTCTGTAAGTTATTTGGAAGGTTGTACAGCTCCAATGTTTGATACTAATACCCTACATGCAGCAGTTGTAGAGCTTGTAGCATTAGACGACGCCTCAATAAAATATTCAACAGTGCAAAATTGGTATGCTGGTGATGAAGAAGGTATTGGCGGAATTTTTAATTTTGTCACCAAGAGAGGAAAATGTTTAGGTAAGAGAAGTAAAATTAGCTGGTCTCAAGTTGAAACAGGGTCTGCAATTACATGGAAATATCCTAGCTGTCTTCTTTTAGGGGAAGAATCTGTAGGAGAATTTTATTCAGTGGCTCTCACCAATAATCGACAGCAAGCAGATACCGGCACAAAAATGATCCATATTGGTCCTAAGACCAAATCAACTATTGTTAGCAAAGGTATTAGTGCAGGGAACTCAAAAAATAGCTACAGAGGTCTTGTCAAAATGGGAACGAAAGCTACAGGATCAAGAAATTACAGTCAATGTGATTCAATGTTAATAGGGGATCAAGCTACTGCAAATACATTCCCTTACATCAAATCTCAACAACCCAATTCTGAAATTGAGCATGAAGCAAGCACATGTAGAATCTCAGAAGACCAACTTTTTTATCTCCAAAGCAGAGGTATAGAATTTGAGGAGGCAGTATCTATGATGGTCAGCGGTTTTTGCAGAGATGTATTTAATCAATTACCTATGGAATTTGCTGCTGAAGCAGATAAGTTACTGGCACTTAAACTAGAGGGATCAGTAGGTTAA
- a CDS encoding DUF4912 domain-containing protein, with protein MADGIMNKDQLLSLTLRQLRQEASKLSVPLYSRKTKAVLVDLILKYQEKSTIKEYTAPPESKSEETSESNTFKSTEEVKTNVVFLPRDPDWAYVFWQISDADRVKAQSLGANKLCLRLFDASGSQGSNLNQGTLREITVDSYSTEWYLPIPLADRDYKVELGYKYGFNWMSLAFSSISHVPGSHPSEQILDKFVPFNLDSTSESIPDISNPVVSEQNGMHERLYQAATNIPLRRKVGSEEFMENLNSTNLNDNLTDSGVGKWSSGLNDSGSGIVKNRSFWLVADAELIVYGATEPSAKLTIGGEDVPLAADGTFRIQVPFRDGTQKYDIKAVDVSGEQEKSISMKFDRTTPLDDTNEKDNAETEWF; from the coding sequence GTGGCTGATGGGATCATGAATAAAGATCAATTACTCTCACTAACCCTCAGACAATTACGTCAAGAAGCAAGTAAATTATCGGTTCCGCTGTATAGTCGCAAAACAAAAGCTGTTTTAGTTGATTTAATACTTAAATATCAAGAAAAATCTACAATAAAAGAATATACTGCACCTCCTGAGTCTAAATCTGAAGAAACTTCTGAGTCCAATACTTTCAAGAGTACTGAAGAAGTTAAAACAAATGTAGTTTTCCTACCCCGGGATCCAGATTGGGCTTATGTTTTTTGGCAAATATCTGACGCAGATAGAGTTAAAGCACAATCTTTGGGAGCCAATAAATTATGTTTACGATTATTTGATGCATCAGGTTCTCAAGGAAGCAACTTGAATCAAGGAACACTAAGGGAGATAACAGTTGATAGTTACAGTACCGAGTGGTACTTGCCAATCCCACTTGCAGATAGAGATTATAAAGTTGAATTAGGTTACAAATATGGTTTTAACTGGATGTCATTGGCATTCTCTTCGATAAGCCATGTTCCTGGGTCACATCCTTCTGAGCAAATTCTTGATAAATTTGTACCATTTAATTTAGATTCTACTTCTGAATCAATTCCAGATATTTCTAATCCTGTTGTTTCAGAACAAAATGGTATGCATGAAAGGTTATACCAAGCAGCAACAAACATTCCTCTCAGAAGAAAAGTTGGTTCTGAAGAATTTATGGAAAACCTAAATTCAACAAATCTCAATGATAATCTTACAGACTCAGGTGTTGGTAAATGGTCATCAGGTTTAAATGATTCTGGAAGTGGAATTGTTAAGAATAGATCTTTTTGGCTTGTTGCTGATGCTGAATTAATTGTTTATGGAGCTACAGAGCCTTCTGCAAAACTTACAATAGGTGGAGAAGATGTACCTCTTGCTGCAGATGGTACTTTTAGAATTCAAGTTCCATTTAGAGACGGGACTCAAAAATATGATATTAAAGCTGTTGATGTATCAGGTGAGCAAGAAAAAAGTATATCAATGAAATTTGATAGAACTACACCACTTGACGATACTAATGAAAAAGATAATGCTGAGACTGAATGGTTTTAA
- a CDS encoding alpha-D-glucose phosphate-specific phosphoglucomutase: MNQVSVININSPFLDQKPGTSGLRKSTLKFQEEHYLEIFIEAILQSLEDLKGSTLVVGGDGRYGNIEAIEKIVQICIAHKVQKVIVPKYGLLSTPATSHLIRKEKAIGGIILSASHNPGGIDGDFGVKLNISNGGPAPEIITNKIFKASQLLTSYKICKIQLPDFSEYGTYPYDETTLEIIDGLTDYSNLMEKIFDFDQISDFLKKDFSLIFDAMNAVTGPYAKNIFVEKMGLGPDCVMNGNPLKDFGGLHPDPNLTYASHLADLLLNKKSYSFGAACDGDGDRNMILGSGCFVNPSDSLAVITANTKCVPGYKDGITGVARSMPTSSAVDNVARALNIPCFETPTGWKFFGNLLDSNLITLCGEESFGTGSNHVREKDGLWAVLYWLQVLAEKKCSVSDLMQNHWKQFGRNYYSRHDYEAIPSNIANQIFGNLTSMLENLKGNIFASHLVKVADNFSYLDPVDNSISENQGLRLVLDDNSRVIVRLSGTGTKGATLRLYFEKFFDPQQNLSLNPQIALKPLIDDLDALLNISKLTQMETPTVIT, encoded by the coding sequence ATGAATCAAGTTAGTGTAATTAATATCAATTCTCCTTTTTTAGATCAAAAACCAGGCACCTCTGGATTAAGAAAAAGTACTTTAAAGTTTCAGGAAGAACATTATCTAGAAATTTTTATTGAAGCAATTTTACAATCATTAGAAGATTTAAAAGGTTCAACATTAGTTGTTGGTGGTGATGGCAGATATGGCAATATCGAAGCAATAGAAAAAATTGTCCAAATATGCATCGCTCATAAAGTTCAAAAGGTGATTGTTCCAAAATACGGTTTATTATCTACTCCTGCGACATCACATTTAATTAGAAAAGAAAAAGCTATTGGTGGAATTATTCTTTCTGCAAGCCATAATCCTGGTGGTATTGATGGCGACTTTGGAGTGAAATTGAATATCTCTAATGGTGGCCCAGCTCCTGAGATAATTACTAATAAGATTTTCAAGGCTTCACAATTACTTACTAGTTATAAAATCTGTAAAATTCAACTACCTGATTTTAGTGAATATGGAACTTATCCTTACGACGAAACTACCTTAGAAATTATTGATGGATTAACAGATTATTCTAATTTGATGGAGAAAATTTTTGACTTTGATCAAATTAGTGATTTTTTAAAAAAAGACTTCTCTTTAATCTTTGATGCAATGAATGCGGTTACAGGCCCATATGCAAAAAATATTTTTGTTGAAAAAATGGGTCTTGGACCTGATTGTGTCATGAATGGTAACCCGTTAAAAGATTTTGGAGGTTTACATCCTGATCCTAATCTTACTTACGCATCCCACTTGGCTGATTTGTTATTAAATAAAAAATCTTATAGTTTTGGTGCTGCATGCGATGGTGATGGAGATAGAAATATGATTTTAGGAAGTGGATGTTTTGTAAATCCTAGTGATAGCCTAGCAGTTATCACTGCTAACACAAAATGTGTCCCTGGTTATAAAGATGGTATTACAGGTGTGGCACGATCCATGCCAACCAGTTCAGCGGTTGATAATGTTGCTCGAGCATTAAATATACCTTGTTTCGAGACACCTACTGGCTGGAAGTTTTTTGGAAATCTTTTAGATTCTAATTTAATTACTTTATGTGGAGAAGAAAGTTTTGGAACAGGTAGTAATCATGTGAGAGAGAAAGATGGACTATGGGCAGTTTTGTATTGGTTACAAGTTTTAGCTGAGAAAAAATGTTCGGTAAGTGATTTGATGCAGAATCATTGGAAACAATTTGGTAGGAATTATTATTCAAGACATGATTATGAGGCAATTCCATCAAATATTGCTAATCAAATCTTTGGTAATCTAACTTCTATGCTCGAAAATTTAAAAGGAAATATTTTTGCTAGCCATTTAGTTAAAGTTGCAGATAACTTTTCATATTTAGATCCCGTTGATAATTCCATAAGTGAAAATCAAGGGTTAAGATTAGTCCTTGATGATAATTCTCGAGTAATTGTTCGCCTTTCTGGAACTGGAACTAAGGGTGCAACATTAAGACTTTACTTTGAGAAATTTTTCGATCCTCAACAGAATCTTTCGTTAAATCCTCAGATCGCTTTGAAACCTCTAATTGATGATTTAGATGCTTTATTGAATATTTCAAAACTTACTCAAATGGAAACTCCTACAGTAATTACATAG
- a CDS encoding replication-associated recombination protein A translates to MHSENLFTNYSQIENNAPLADKLRPKNLEDFFGQQPILNENSLLRSAIINDKISNFIFSGPPGVGKTTLIEIISFNTRSKLIKLNAVLSSVKELRNEIANAKDRLINSKRKTILFIDEVHRFTSVQQDALLPSIENGTITFIGATTENPFFAVNKALVSRSLIFTLLPLVENDLQKIIQKVITYYSKQKDSKKVYLTQDAISHLIKFSGGDARTLINALEMAIETTAENDAKEININLSIAEDALQKKNIVYDKNGQNHYDVISAFIKSIRGSDPDATLFWLANMLEAGEDPNFIFRRLLISASEDIGIADPNAIVVVQSCCDAFDRVGFPEGLYFLTQASLYLSISPKSNSTKSIFKAIETIKSTNAFDVPLHLKNNSNSYVNPHNYPGNWVLQEYLPKSLRGLKIWEPNNNGWEKTQYEELLRRKEN, encoded by the coding sequence ATGCATTCAGAAAATTTATTTACTAATTATTCTCAAATAGAAAACAATGCACCTTTGGCAGATAAATTAAGACCAAAGAATTTGGAAGATTTTTTCGGTCAACAACCAATCCTGAATGAGAATTCGCTTTTAAGAAGTGCAATAATAAACGATAAGATTAGTAATTTTATTTTTTCTGGCCCTCCGGGTGTTGGGAAAACTACTCTAATTGAAATTATTTCTTTTAATACGCGTTCAAAATTAATTAAGTTAAATGCAGTATTATCAAGTGTTAAAGAATTAAGAAATGAAATTGCTAATGCAAAAGATAGATTAATAAATTCAAAAAGAAAAACAATTTTATTTATCGATGAAGTTCATAGATTTACATCAGTTCAGCAAGACGCTTTATTACCTTCAATAGAAAATGGAACTATAACTTTTATTGGTGCTACAACTGAAAACCCTTTCTTTGCTGTTAATAAAGCGCTTGTTAGTAGGTCTCTTATTTTTACATTACTTCCTTTGGTAGAAAATGATTTGCAGAAAATAATACAAAAAGTCATTACTTACTATTCAAAACAAAAAGATTCAAAAAAAGTTTATTTAACTCAAGATGCTATAAGTCATTTAATTAAATTTTCTGGTGGAGATGCAAGGACATTAATCAATGCGCTAGAGATGGCCATAGAAACAACTGCTGAAAATGATGCTAAAGAAATCAACATTAATCTCTCAATAGCAGAGGATGCACTACAAAAGAAAAATATTGTTTACGATAAAAATGGTCAAAATCATTACGATGTAATAAGTGCCTTTATCAAGTCCATAAGAGGCTCTGATCCAGATGCAACTTTATTCTGGCTTGCGAATATGTTGGAGGCTGGTGAAGATCCTAATTTTATTTTTAGAAGATTACTTATATCTGCCAGTGAAGATATTGGAATAGCTGATCCTAATGCCATAGTAGTTGTACAATCCTGTTGTGATGCTTTTGATAGAGTTGGTTTTCCAGAAGGATTATATTTTTTAACGCAAGCTTCTTTATATTTATCTATTTCTCCAAAAAGTAATAGTACGAAAAGTATTTTTAAAGCAATTGAAACAATCAAATCTACCAATGCTTTTGATGTTCCACTTCATTTAAAAAATAATTCTAATAGTTATGTCAATCCTCATAATTATCCAGGTAATTGGGTCTTACAAGAATATCTTCCTAAATCTTTAAGAGGTTTAAAAATATGGGAACCAAATAATAATGGATGGGAAAAAACTCAATATGAAGAACTGCTTAGAAGAAAAGAAAATTAA
- a CDS encoding 4'-phosphopantetheinyl transferase family protein, with protein MKLLNEYEYKIPKIWFYEIKGVQDVATIEEIKTAKNLTNARSKIFLETRAYLRQSLSTLFDLDPLEIPINAQPGEPPSLPSGMGNISLSHCKDAITIVWHKGKIGIDIERIDRDFNHIKFAKKYFFHTNKSNHNNYLTKNMILNQWCAVEAAIKWDHGKIAKDIKYWQFFEKPKELIHKKKNIHLNYSQINFHNWTIALAYEEKTSLNPEIICCSKSF; from the coding sequence TTGAAATTATTAAATGAGTATGAATATAAAATACCAAAAATTTGGTTTTATGAGATTAAAGGTGTGCAAGATGTCGCAACTATAGAAGAAATTAAAACTGCAAAAAACCTAACAAATGCAAGATCAAAGATTTTCTTAGAAACAAGAGCTTATTTGCGACAATCACTGTCAACACTTTTTGATTTAGACCCCCTAGAAATTCCAATTAATGCTCAACCTGGAGAACCTCCAAGTTTACCCTCTGGCATGGGAAATATCAGTTTAAGTCATTGTAAAGATGCCATTACTATAGTCTGGCATAAAGGCAAAATAGGGATTGATATTGAGAGAATAGATAGAGATTTTAACCATATAAAATTTGCAAAAAAATATTTTTTTCATACCAATAAATCAAACCATAATAATTATTTAACAAAAAATATGATATTAAATCAATGGTGTGCTGTTGAAGCGGCTATAAAATGGGATCATGGAAAAATAGCTAAAGACATTAAATATTGGCAATTTTTTGAAAAGCCAAAAGAGTTAATTCATAAGAAGAAAAATATACATTTAAATTATTCACAGATTAACTTCCATAATTGGACTATCGCTTTAGCCTACGAAGAAAAAACTTCTTTAAATCCTGAGATTATTTGTTGTTCGAAAAGTTTTTAA
- the bcp gene encoding thioredoxin-dependent thiol peroxidase: MALKVGDKAPEFKLKDSFEKEVSLSDFKGKRIILYFYPKDNTPGCTKEACNFKENWDLLQKNNIVVLGISKDNASSHQKFIEKFNLPFILLTDPEPFKVSSDYDSYGLKKFMGKEYMGMMRNTFLIDTEGNIEKIYLKVKAAIMADHIIADLGLS, encoded by the coding sequence ATGGCTCTTAAGGTTGGCGACAAAGCACCAGAATTTAAATTAAAAGATTCTTTTGAAAAAGAAGTTTCTCTTAGTGATTTTAAAGGTAAAAGAATAATACTATATTTTTATCCAAAAGATAATACTCCAGGATGTACTAAAGAAGCATGTAATTTTAAAGAGAATTGGGATTTACTCCAAAAAAATAATATTGTTGTGCTTGGTATTAGTAAAGATAATGCATCCTCTCATCAGAAGTTTATAGAAAAATTTAATTTACCTTTTATTCTTTTAACTGATCCTGAACCTTTCAAAGTTTCTTCTGATTACGATAGCTATGGACTGAAAAAATTTATGGGAAAAGAATATATGGGAATGATGAGAAATACTTTTTTAATTGATACTGAAGGTAACATTGAAAAAATTTACTTAAAGGTAAAAGCAGCAATAATGGCTGATCATATAATTGCAGACCTTGGGTTAAGCTAA
- a CDS encoding type III pantothenate kinase — protein MVSDINFLLVGNSRLHWAKYSKNQSKFFHTKKEQKVPDNIDLDQLIWASVGKLPNFLLKKENEIKTKDIQLSNLPDYFGVDRAFACIAASQIIENPFKKDLLIADFGTILSITKLNSNGSIIGGQLLPGFLTQLKSMEQNTKNLKVPKKYDIPIKDFLINTEEAILKGVINSLTGVINILFNPEKDILIICGGDSQLLTKSLKTKNENIINAPNLVMEGMIIHHLSIKKLA, from the coding sequence ATGGTCTCAGATATAAATTTTCTATTAGTAGGCAATAGTAGGCTTCATTGGGCTAAATATTCTAAAAATCAATCTAAATTCTTTCATACCAAAAAAGAGCAAAAAGTTCCCGACAATATAGATCTTGATCAATTAATTTGGGCTTCTGTAGGAAAACTACCAAATTTTTTGCTGAAAAAAGAAAATGAAATAAAAACTAAAGATATCCAATTATCAAATCTTCCTGATTATTTTGGAGTGGATAGAGCTTTTGCCTGTATTGCCGCTTCACAAATTATTGAAAACCCTTTCAAAAAAGATTTGCTAATTGCAGATTTTGGAACAATATTATCAATAACAAAATTAAATTCAAATGGATCTATTATTGGAGGTCAACTTCTTCCAGGTTTTCTAACACAATTAAAATCAATGGAACAAAATACAAAAAATCTTAAAGTTCCCAAAAAATATGATATTCCGATCAAAGATTTCTTAATTAATACAGAAGAAGCAATCTTAAAAGGAGTAATCAACTCTCTTACTGGCGTGATTAATATTTTATTTAACCCCGAAAAGGATATTTTAATAATCTGTGGAGGAGACTCTCAATTACTAACAAAATCTCTAAAAACTAAAAATGAAAATATTATCAATGCTCCTAATTTAGTTATGGAGGGGATGATTATACACCACCTGTCCATAAAAAAATTAGCTTAA
- a CDS encoding phosphoadenylyl-sulfate reductase, with protein MIEKIHKDIQTHLSKYNQELVDMKPQGMLTWGYEKFDNQFAITTSFGIQSSVLLDMVSKLSLQKKIKIFWIDTGYLPPETYHYAEKLIDNLSLEVEVLQSELSPARMEAKYGKLWETKKESDLDKYHELRKIKPLENGLEKYDIFCWASGVRSSQTDNRNKMKFIDVIRQRLSLRPLLNWTNKDIFYYMEENNLPAHPLFIKGYSSVGDWHSSSPDGIETKGRDTRFGGIKQECGIHTNN; from the coding sequence ATGATTGAAAAAATCCACAAAGATATTCAAACTCACTTGAGTAAATATAATCAAGAGCTTGTAGATATGAAGCCTCAAGGAATGCTTACATGGGGTTATGAAAAGTTTGATAATCAATTTGCTATTACAACAAGTTTTGGTATACAGTCATCAGTCCTTTTAGATATGGTCAGTAAATTATCTCTACAAAAAAAAATCAAAATATTTTGGATAGATACTGGTTATCTTCCTCCAGAAACATACCATTACGCTGAAAAGCTTATTGATAATTTATCCTTAGAAGTTGAAGTTCTGCAAAGTGAATTATCTCCAGCAAGAATGGAGGCCAAATACGGAAAACTTTGGGAAACAAAAAAAGAGAGTGATTTAGATAAATATCATGAATTGAGAAAGATAAAACCTTTAGAAAATGGTCTGGAAAAATATGATATTTTTTGCTGGGCAAGCGGTGTTAGATCAAGTCAAACAGATAATAGAAACAAAATGAAATTCATAGACGTAATTCGTCAAAGACTCTCTTTAAGACCTTTATTAAATTGGACAAATAAAGATATTTTTTATTATATGGAAGAGAATAATTTACCTGCTCATCCACTTTTTATCAAAGGTTATTCTTCTGTAGGAGATTGGCATTCAAGCAGTCCCGATGGTATTGAAACAAAAGGCAGAGATACAAGATTTGGGGGGATTAAACAAGAATGTGGAATACATACTAATAATTAA